One Chaetodon auriga isolate fChaAug3 chromosome 11, fChaAug3.hap1, whole genome shotgun sequence genomic window, acaacactgacagcagcttcacacaacactgactgttagcatgttagtatgttcacacaacactgactgtttgcatgttagcatgtacaCACAACACCGACTGTTAGCAAGTTCATACAACACTGACTGTTAGCAGCTTCATACAGCACTGACTGCTAGCAGCTTCACACAACACtgactgttagcatgctagcatgttcaCACAACACTGACTGTTAGCAAGTTCATACAACTCTGACTGTTAGCAGCTTCTTACAGCACTGACTGTTAGCAGCTTCACATAACACTGACTGTTAGCATGTTCACACAACACTGACTCTTAACAAGTTCACACACCACTGACTCTTAGCAAGTTAACACAACACTGAGTGTTAGGTGGTTCATACACCACTGACAGCAGCTAACGCCTAGTTCCCTCCTACACAGCCGAACGGCTCCTCAACTTGAGTTAAAGGGCAATTCACCAGGATATAACGTTATCTCAACAGAAGCGAATCCGTCGAAAACTCCGGATATACCCGCTTTTCTGTTGTTCTGAAAAGCCGTTTTGGTTATAACTTTCTGTAAGTTACCGAGCAGCACACGAACCTTCCGGTCAGTTTGTACTGAGCCGAATAATAACCGTCAATGTGCCGTTATTTACTGAGAATGAGGAGCCGTGAGTTCTTGAAGAGTTTGTTTGTTCAGAGCTAagagctaatgctaacgctaagCGTAAACTAACAGCGtaaagtgtgtgtatataaacagAGAAGTTAACTGTAACAGGGTATCAAAGAGTTAAACAGTGCGTCTTACCTCGGATCAGTCTTTAGAAACACTTTAGGTTTCCTCCGACACTTTATCAAActagcacaaacacaccctgcTGACGACGGACTTCAGCTGCTGCCGTTTCcgccaaaaacaaaacagagttgttcttcttcttcttcttcttcttcttcttcttcttcttcttcttcttcttctgtttctcctcctcctcctccccctcctccccctttttCTTCTAGACAGACCAGTTTACAGGCTaccgccccctgctggagaGCAGACGAACTGATCTAATGTAATCTGATTTGATCTGGTATAATCCACGGTTAATAACGGCACATTGACGGTAATTATTCGGCACAGAACAAAGTGACCGAAAGGTTAATGAGCTGGTCGGTAATTTACAGAAAGATATAACAAAAACGGCTTTTCAAAACAACGTATTGTGTCTTTCCTTTATTCCTGatatcagttttattttcaacagtGGGaaaagtactcagatccttcactgATAGAAATGTGGCAATATCACGGCACTGATTTTACTTTCTGTTTAAGTTgctatcttgtttgttttactgtggCTGGTTGAGGTGCAGCTCATGGAACACTTTGATAAAAGGGTTTGGTAgttcacattaaaagctgtcCACTGGTGAAGTGGcatgcagcttttattttgaagaaccAAGAGGAAATGTAGTGAGCTCTTCGTACAATATTCTGACCatgctgtgtgaaatgtctttctctgttgttACCATGCCTGTATGTTAATGATGTGAGGAGCTTGTTGAGGTCACACCGCTGCTCTTAACAGCATCAGAGAAACAAACCGTCGATGTTTTTCCTCAGAATCGAACCTCAGTGGAACTTTTTAAAGGATGGACGTTCGTACTGTCTCCATTGTGAACTTCTTTGCAGCCAACAGTGCACGACTCTGTGTTTGGCCTCACAAACTGTGAAACTGAATCAAAATCCCATTTAGTCTCTGCAGCCCAAATCCTGCCGTTACCATGGAGACGGTGACCTCATGTTCTCTGTCACCATGGTGATGGAAAAGAGAGGATTCTGGGTCATCGGGTGCAGTTtgttaaaagaacaaaaacaaacaggatgttTAGAGACACGTTCATGGACGCGGCGTCTGAAGGCGTCGTCACAcctcatcattcattttttccactACTTGAAACGACGTTTATTCGCTTCCTGTCGCGAGCTGACCGTCTCCCTCACCGTTTCATCtgactgaactttgacctgTGGATTGGCGTAACTCTCCAGggtccagccaatcagagagaagAGACTGCTGAGTGAGGGTCAGCTGACGACAAAGACCACGctgaacatgaatgaatgattcTTTATTCTTTCGCACCTTCAGTTCTGAGAAAACATCAGCGATCATCAACCTTCTTCCAAAACACGACTCGATCACGGCCGTGAATACATTAACATTTACTCAAACGTggtgtgtgttgatgtgagtCGACCCTCGCTGTCACAGACGGAGCAGACAGAGACTCAGCTCAACAAAACGATGAAGCTCAGTTATTACACTTCctgctgagagtgtgtgtagctcatcagctgtgtgtttgtacactgtgtgtgtgatgtgatgcgATCTGTTACCGTGACGCCTCGCCTCCAGTATCCCGTCAccgtctccatggcaacagggCCAGCAATATGACATGTTACACAATATTTGGATCATCCTATTCATCAGTCTGAGCTGACagcgtgcgtgtgcatgtactgctgtctttgtgaggacatttggcccaaaacaagaaaacagagcagcactaaggtacaaatgtgtgtgttcgtttTGAGCAGCAAACATATTGCAGAGCTTCCATAACAAACAAATGAACTGGCAGTGACTACACCACAGACACCAAACGATCACAAGATGGCACCTGTGGTACGTGAGAGAGCAGCTACACATGAACTGCAGGCCGGTCAGTAACCCTGATCACCACAGAGGTGAACATCAGAGTCAGGGTCCAGTCAAAGGTCCACATGCTAGTGGCTAGCCTACTGCTAATTCAAAGCACTTGCTTGAAATAATCCTATAACGACGAAAAGACGAACTTAACTAACTTTAACCGAAATAAACTTGACATCCAGGGAGGCTGAATGAAAGGCAGATGGAttcttctcctctcatccaGAAGCTTCTAAGTGACCCgtggggagtcccaggtgtTTACCCTGTGACGCCTCCTCGTTCATTAGCGCTCCTGGCAGTGAAACGACAGCCCGTAGAGTCGCCGGTGTTGTCGCGTGTGTTTGAAACACAGGGATGTTGTGTTCGTTCTTCGTTCCTTCACCACCTGCAGTGTTGTTCCTCCTGGATCTCATGGCTGTTTTCACAAAGGTCCAGTTATGATCCACAAGCTTTAAGTGGATCCCTCAGATGTTTGTGCTCCTTCTCTTAGGCCTGGACACTTGTTGGTACAGCTCAGTGTGGAAAGCTTCTGATGACTAACTGATGCTGTGGTGGGTGGTGAGAAGCTTTTGGGAACTTAATAACAACAATGAATTTGCTTCAGCTGTGATAGATATAAATCCACCTGTAGAGGTGTTCAGGACGAGCAGCAGGCTGAGTGGTGAGGAACTTATTAACTGATCAGACACAAACTGTCCAGCTCCTGAACGAGTCTGCAAACTTTAATCAAGCGCAGTGAAGAAAACCGTCAAATCATCAAGGCTGAATCTAGTCCAAAAACAGGAGAACGATCTGCTTTGATTCACTCTGGTCTAAAAAACCTTTTATCTCACAGCCTTCAAacactctgaaaacactgaatcctcacaaacattttattttcaaacatttgtccAACTTGTCCTTTTTGTTCACTGCTAAAAGACAAAATTACAAagtgtcttgtttgtttaattcattaCAAAAGCATGAATGTAAAGTGACTGTAGTTCAGGTGAAGCTCATCTGAGGTCTGTTGATGGTGTTATACAAGTGCTGAGAGAACAGATAATCCTCAATAATCCTACTGAATCCAACAATATGACACGGAGGATCAGGACTCATAAAAACAGGATCAACTCACATCAGAGGAGGAACAAACAACTGATCTGGTAGCAGCTGATGTCTCTGAGCTTTCCACAAAGAAATTTACATATAAATCTAACAGGTAGTatatttaagatatttcattaaaacaaataaaaaacagacagtgatacttttaaaaacaaaatagactttattctttattcttcaCTCTAAATAATGTTTTCTGTACAAAGTGTTAGTTTTCTGCAGAGCTCGGTTAATGTTCAACCATCCCTGAACGCCTCCTCGTCCATCCGCCACACTGAACATCTCTCACATATCTCTCCTccaatcagagcacagcagctgtgcagcatcacTTGTTGCCGGGCTGGGCGGCGATGTAGAGTGCCACCAGGCAGTAGAGCGTACCCCCCACTGTCAGACCCATGGTGGTCCGGTACAGCAGCTTGTCTATTACGCCCCTCTTCAGGTGGACGGGGATGCCATCTGACATCTGACAGAGAGACATAGGTTACCTGTGAGGGGCGGGCTTATAACATCATCATAAAGGTCACATGATCCAAGGCAAACCAACCCCTTAAACCCCTTCAAATACCACTGGAACCTCAGGGACCAATGACCCACGATCACTGTAACCCCATCAAAAACCACTCAACATATTTGATCCACCACCTACAGGATCTCTTCACTGACCTCTCCAAACTCCACAACGCCTTTTGGAACCTCTGAGAGTCTGAGTCTGAAACATTGTAAAGGACCAATTCCCTCAGTGACTCCTTAATCATCCTGAAGAACCTCTGTAACCCACCAATGACCAAGATATTGAAGGAACACTGTACCCATGGTACCTTTTCCAGGACTGAAAGCTGGTACCTGCTCAGTTAGAGTCGCCTTTATCACCTTGGGCATCGTGAGGAAACACTGACGTAGCTCTCATAAATCAAAGTACAATATCACTCAAATATACCAAGAATTTTGCACGATATTGCACATTCCCCCAGTGAGAAACTTCCACACACTTGACAAACTGACACACTCTGACTGATTAAGACAAATTTCAAGGCACACCACCAGAAATAATCATTACTGCTGGCTGTCAGCCATGACACCAGGACTTAAGCTTCAGGTGTCCCCATCCCcacctgagagctgctgctgatggcaTCACAGAGTTACCTGGAAGACCTTCTGCAGGTCAGGGACACGATTGGCTCCCAGGTACTCCACGTGACTTCCTGCTTCAGACGCCAATTTGGTTGGAGTTGCAAACGTGACGGGAGGACTGACAGGTGGGACTCCTGGACGCAGACCCTgcggagacagacaggtggagagagagaaacaagaggaatGAGACAGGTGGAGCAGGTTTTACCTGGATTTTTCTGAGACAGGTGGCAAAAGGTTGGAGAACATGTGTGGTGCACGGTTTGGTGTGCACCTTTAGACCAAAGCGTCATAAACATGTTTCTGATGTACATGAAAATGATTCTTtatgatttcttttctctcctttatatgtgttttaagtatttaaaattttcatcaaaaacatcTGGATGTTgttacatgtaaacacagactgTCAAAGCTGCTTTTACAAACTGCCATCATATCTGAACTACActgtttgtgtgggtttttgAGACATGGCTCcattcacaaatgcatttttcaacAGGGAATGATctgtagccaatcagatggctCCTTCTGCTTCAGTCAATCATGTAGGCGTAGATTTGAGGGTATGATTAACTGTGATTacagtttctctgttttatgtccaaGTATCTGGCTCTCGTTTTAGACTCACACAAAACACCTGAATCAGACACTGACCAATCAATCAGCTTCTTCTTGATATCAGCCATCATTATTATATTGACCTTTAAAAGCCCACGACCAGTCGACCTCTGATTGATCAGGAAATCAAGGTTAATTGTTGCTCTAACTGGATGTAATGGGTATTTGAAGACCGACTGATTAGAGGATTACATGGGAATATGATcagatgattgattgatgataAAATTATCTTCAGCCCTGATGTCATTCATGAacataaatgttaaaatattcaaCAGAAACTCTGCAGGCTGTTAACCTGacactttattttgatttaataAGAGGCGATCGATCAGTGAACGGATTAGAGAGGTTATcaggaaaataaagacagaccCATCCGTCCGCAGATCACATTTAAACCGCTTTTAACCGATTTATTGATAGGCTGTTCGATAACTGGTCACGGTAGTAGTCTTACTGTTCCTGGTTAGCGTTAGCAGCTTTCCTCCAGGTGCTACCAAGGTCACGCGGTGTTCGAGTCTCACCTGCGGGCTATAAGCGGTGGCGGGAGCTCCGGTGAGCCGCTGAGTCACTCCGTTCAGTTTGTAGTACATCTCTGAGTCAGATAACACAACTGGAACCAACGATATTTCAACGCGTTACTCACAACACACCGCGAAGCAACTGCTCCGCGCCTCCTGATGACGACACTGCACTGCGTGATGACGCCCGAGTAGCACAGACGGACCCTTGTTTGAAGGGCGTCCGAGAACTGCCTGAATGGAGGTTAAAAAAACTTCGAACTTCACACACTACAAATATTTTAAGGGTCGCAACTTCAACAGAGCCCTCAGTAGCGGTTGGCATGGAACATCGTTTTGAACAGTGGTATAAGTTGCGAAGATAATATAATtggaggggggtggaggagcAAATTATACCAGCTGTTTAACATTGGTAACACCTTACAAGTACGCAAACTACTACAGTAACAATACACAGATTACTCCTGTAACAGTACACAAACTGCTCCTATCCTTTGTCCAAAACATGTCTGTTCTTGTCTTCCAATGAGTGTCCCTTACCTTTCTGGTTGAGGTGAACTGCTGGGTCTTGACCTGAGGAGCTGGCTCTCCTGTGTTGAATCATGCATTTGTTTAAGGGTTGTTTCGTTTCTTGATatacaagtctgtgcattcctcacTGCATTGGACTGCAGACACTAAATTACTATTCTTGCGTTTGGTGTTTAAGGTGAACAGTTTCAGTCTTGGTTTatttgcatttctctttttcGCAACATGCACACCTCCCAAGCTAGTCCTATCATTCGATATGATAGAGAACGACATCTTCTTAGAACATTGGTGGGCAACACTTTACACCATGGTCAACAAACCGTAGGGGAATACCCATGAAAAGGCTAAAAGAAGGACTATGGTTTCTCCAGGATACTTGTTTTGACCCCTCAGTCCAGGActaaaccctttttttttccagagggaCTCTCCATTTACCACTAGGACCGGACAATAGAACTAGGGAAGAGCATGGTGGAGGCATCTGCTTCATGATCAACAACCAGTAGTGCTCAGATGTGGAGAACATTTCAATGTGCTGTTCCCCTAACCCTGGAGCACCTTATGATCAGATGCCATCCTTACTATTTCCCAAGGGTGCTCACGTCAGTTGTTGTCACAGTGGGTATATTCCATCACACCTACCaagctctggatgagctgtatGGAGTTATTGACTGGACTGAGACCTCATGGCCAGAGGCTGCTTTTATTATGGCCAGGAACTTTAACAACACGACCTGTGGAAAGTCCTGCCGAGATATCAACAACACAtcagctgtcctctgtgtggTGGTAGCACACGGAACCATTCTTGCATTCCTTAATGGAATGGATATCAGGCCATTGCTCACCTTCCTTTTGGCAGATCagatcacctgtcaggtctgcCTCTGCCTGTCCATAGGTAGAAATTCAAAAGGGACAGGCTGATGACATGGACCTTTGGTGCTGGGTCGACTGATCAGAATTGGCCCTACGTCGCTGCATTGCCACAGAGTGGTATGCGTTTCCAGACAAAAAATTTGGCACATACAGGGAGGGGTTATTGGCTATATCAGCAAATGCATCGATGCCATTGCACCGAGGAGTACCCTACAGACATTCCCGAAACAGAAGCTCAGGGTTGACAATGAAGTAACGTAGACTGATGCGTACAACTTGGGTGATTTGGAGGAATACATGAAATTCACAAACATGTCCAGAGAGCTATTGGCAATGctaatactgtatatttatttacaagCTGTATAACCATCACAGACTATATATTTATTAGTGCACCACGTTTCTAAAATCCTGGTCTCACCTGTACATAACCCTCCTACATtacagttcattcattttatctCTACTATACACTTGCCTATCacagtattttatgttttcttttactgtaaatttcattttaattacattacagAAAGAAGTGTGATTGGCTCAAGGTTAAAGGGATAGTACGTGTAGTTGTGCTTTGGTTTAAACCCTGCAGTATTTTACAccaaggaagaagaagaagaggaagaagaagaagaagagtcttCAGTGAGATGATTcacacttcagcagctccaccatTCTGACATTCAAaaccaaatgtttccaacactTCAACTTCCTGTCTCTGAGTCTGTCGTTGCTGTGGAAACAGTGGATGGTGTCCATAGAGTCCCAACAGATCCAGTTACACCACAGACTGCTGATTTAACCCCTGACAGTCTAGAAAGGTGTGAGGAGGGTCCCATATGACTTCATTACAGATAAACCCTGAGGGGGCCGCTACAGGACACAATGACATACAAAGAGTTCGTCCTCTCAGGAACAGGGAGAGGATCTGCAGATGTTACTGTTTCCTGTGTCCAGGGGAGATCACAAAGATCCAGAGAAAAGTTCATAACTATCTGATCTGCAAGTTTTCACATGCATATACAActttgaaaactgaaaagagaaaaaatagtAGCGTCACTTTATTTTACAGGACTTTActaagaatttttttttttcaaagaaaccGAAAAGATCCAGGAGGCATCAGTGTCATTTATTGACAATTAAAGGGAAGTTTGTCTTCTTTTAGGGAAGCAAAGAAGGATTAGAGTCTTATAATCAACTGACTATCTGATTGCAAAATCTAATCCCTACTGAATACTTAACGTTGAAATCTAAATACCGCTTTAATTATCGCACTGAActattttactttgaaaaccATCATCTTCAAGCCAAATGGATCACAACTGCTAGAAAGTAACCATGGGTCCATCAAAAGAGCTGGACACAGGACTCCAAATGTCGTCCAGTAACTGGAATGaacactgctgtcagtgagtGCATCAAGCTTGTGTCCCACTGCACATTCTCAgtagtgtttctgctgctggtgctggtgccATCTCGCTAAACGGCCCATGTTTCTGCTAGTTTTGAGCAGAACCACTTTAATCCAGGATGTGTCGTAAACGGAGGGCATTTCACAACGCACAACAGAAGTACACTAGCATAAAGATCGCCTACGAACTTTGTTCTGTTAATACAGATATTCATTTTTATCCTAAAAACAAGCCACCACAACCACAACAGAACCCGTTCTACGAGGGTGATAAAGGGTTATGAGTGGAGGTGCCACATCACATCTAATACATCAATCAGAACATCTATTAAAACATGTATTAACATATCTATTAACACCTGCATGACTGTCACCCGATTGGTCCAATTCAGTCCAGCTTGTTGTTCCAAAAACCTTTTTTTacttaaattattattattattattattatttgctctTCTCATCTGCTTTGACAAACAGCTTGTCTGTGCTGCACAATCTGGAGAACGAATAGTGCTAATGCGTCATTTTGCAGCTCTCTGATTTACGGATACAAAGAAACTGAAATATGCCTCAACAGATGTAATTTGATGGGAAAACTTGTTTCTTGTTCACAGTGTTCGGTTTATCTGCTTTCAAATCAGTTTCAGGTCATGTTACTTCTTTTTCTCAATTGCAGACAATTCAACAAAGATGGATGATAACGCtccaacaaataaatgaacatttacatGAGTTTCAAAGGATCTCTCAGACACAGCTGTGCGAGAATCTCTTTTTAAAACTCACATGAATGAGTGAAAACTCACTAAGTGAAGACCATATTTTCTCTTCACCAAGAACTGTCAGATTATACAATCATGTCACTTCAGAAGAGGTTGTTAAGAAAGTATGGACGTTAAACGTTACCAACTGTTGGACAAAATGTAggtgaaaaacataaaacaaacctTCAACTCCTAAAAAACCTTAACTGAACAAGTGAGGCAGCTCCTCAGGTGTGACTCATTTTAGTAAAAATGTGAAGTGTTTTCGTAGGACCTGGAGTTTCAGTTTGTAATGTTTGACATTGACATCTGTAGTATTTCCTGCCTTGGTGGCGTTGGCAGTGCTGATAAATGTTGTGTTGTGGCATCCACCTCAGCAGCATTGGTGAATCGACAAACTTGATAGTGTTGGTTATTGGCCAGTTGGCGTACTCGATAGCATTGACCATTGGCCAGTTGATGAACTCGATAGTGTTGGTCATTGGTCAGTTGATGAACTCGGCAGACAGGCTATGGATGCAGCGGGTGGAGCGCACCTTGAGCTCATGGTAGCACTGGACGAAACTGTGATAGATGAAAGTGATGGGCAGCGCCAGCAGCACAATGCCACTCACCACGCAGAGGCCGCC contains:
- the LOC143327774 gene encoding cytochrome c oxidase subunit 7A2-like, mitochondrial produces the protein MYYKLNGVTQRLTGAPATAYSPQGLRPGVPPVSPPVTFATPTKLASEAGSHVEYLGANRVPDLQKVFQMSDGIPVHLKRGVIDKLLYRTTMGLTVGGTLYCLVALYIAAQPGNK